One stretch of Thermoproteota archaeon DNA includes these proteins:
- a CDS encoding tRNA (guanine-N1)-methyltransferase, whose translation MQNSDFDIAEIIEGTTKFLVPRESITEKVPPKEPAFFNPRAKLNRDFSIIAYSAFLKNFDGPKIFLEGLSGLGARGLRVSNEIKSVEKVVINDLNPSALDIAKRSAKLNELKNVDFSENEICRFLSDYSKKGNRGTIVDIDPFGSPSRYIDCGIRATMHGGMLSVTATDLQVLHGLFQNACKRRYGGTPIKVEYGNEIAIRLILGCIRSVAARLDIEFIPLFVESDMHYYRVYLKILNRPDQEENLGYIIHCKKCGKRETSLEKKINCESCGEKNHHAGPLWIGKMFDKKFLELMLDETTNFQVDKTCERIIQKCILEEDMPGTYYTLDEIASRLKTSPIRLEKIIEKLQESGFKASQTCLNPTGFRTDADIEKIKEFF comes from the coding sequence ATGCAGAATTCAGATTTTGATATTGCAGAAATCATAGAAGGAACAACAAAATTTCTTGTTCCAAGAGAATCTATTACTGAAAAAGTTCCACCAAAAGAGCCTGCATTCTTTAACCCTAGGGCAAAACTAAACAGAGATTTTTCCATCATTGCATATTCTGCATTTTTAAAAAATTTTGATGGACCAAAAATCTTTCTTGAAGGATTATCAGGTTTAGGGGCAAGAGGATTACGAGTTTCAAATGAAATTAAAAGTGTAGAAAAAGTTGTGATTAATGATCTAAATCCTAGTGCATTAGATATTGCAAAAAGATCTGCAAAATTAAATGAATTAAAAAACGTAGATTTTTCAGAAAATGAAATTTGTCGTTTTCTAAGTGATTATTCTAAAAAAGGAAATAGAGGAACTATAGTAGACATTGATCCATTCGGTTCACCCTCTAGATACATCGATTGTGGTATTAGGGCAACAATGCACGGTGGAATGCTATCAGTTACTGCAACTGACCTTCAGGTTCTTCATGGTCTGTTCCAAAATGCATGTAAGCGACGATATGGAGGAACTCCAATCAAAGTAGAATACGGAAATGAGATAGCTATCAGATTGATTTTAGGATGCATAAGAAGTGTTGCAGCAAGATTGGATATTGAGTTTATTCCTTTATTTGTTGAAAGTGACATGCATTATTATCGGGTGTATCTAAAAATTCTAAATCGTCCAGACCAAGAAGAAAATTTAGGTTATATCATACACTGTAAAAAATGTGGAAAAAGAGAAACATCATTAGAAAAGAAGATTAACTGTGAATCTTGTGGTGAAAAAAATCATCATGCAGGTCCTTTATGGATTGGAAAAATGTTTGATAAGAAATTTCTTGAGCTGATGTTAGATGAAACTACAAATTTCCAAGTGGATAAAACCTGTGAGAGAATAATTCAAAAATGCATTTTAGAAGAAGACATGCCTGGCACATACTATACTTTGGATGAAATTGCATCAAGATTAAAGACCTCACCGATAAGATTAGAAAAAATTATTGAGAAATTACAAGAAAGTGGTTTTAAGGCAAGTCAAACATGTCTAAATCCAACGGGTTTTAGAACAGATGCAGATATTGAAAAGATTAAAGAGTTTTTTTAG
- a CDS encoding RlmE family RNA methyltransferase gives MKLIDARRDHYRKLAREQGYRSRAAFKLKELNKAYRIIGPGFYVLDLGCAPGGWTQVAAQLVGNQGKVIGVDTSYVEEIAGAYIMRENIEDESIVDEILEYFGRKANAVICDLSPQVTGNWSVDHAKQISLNYDAVKIMEQVLTHKGNAVFKVFDGEYSTEFRDYLKKQFAKVKLTKPNASRKAASELYYVCLGFGL, from the coding sequence ATGAAGCTAATTGACGCAAGGCGAGATCATTACAGAAAACTCGCCCGTGAACAAGGTTATCGGAGCAGAGCTGCTTTCAAACTCAAAGAACTAAACAAAGCATATCGAATTATTGGTCCGGGATTTTATGTTCTTGATTTAGGATGTGCTCCAGGAGGTTGGACACAAGTAGCAGCTCAACTAGTTGGCAATCAAGGCAAAGTTATTGGCGTTGACACATCTTATGTTGAAGAAATAGCCGGTGCCTACATTATGCGTGAAAACATCGAGGATGAATCCATCGTTGATGAAATCTTAGAGTACTTTGGCCGCAAAGCTAATGCAGTAATATGTGATTTATCTCCACAAGTAACTGGCAATTGGTCTGTCGATCATGCAAAGCAAATATCACTAAATTATGATGCAGTAAAAATTATGGAGCAAGTCTTGACTCACAAGGGAAATGCAGTTTTCAAAGTGTTCGATGGTGAATATTCGACTGAATTTCGTGATTATCTAAAAAAACAATTTGCCAAAGTAAAGTTAACAAAACCAAATGCAAGCAGAAAAGCTGCAAGTGAGCTATACTATGTTTGCTTAGGATTTGGACTCTAA
- a CDS encoding transcriptional regulator yields MEKLTNRVCEMLAKYESNGMFQSELWKKLKLSSRDGSRLALKLERTGIINREKLLEKGRWTYKLILKKTPISTQSIENAPCLICPVEQKCSLDGEISPRTCQWIDEWVTADLKKPKVSQ; encoded by the coding sequence ATGGAAAAACTCACAAACCGAGTTTGTGAAATGCTCGCAAAGTATGAATCAAATGGAATGTTTCAAAGTGAACTATGGAAAAAACTCAAACTTAGTAGTAGGGATGGCTCACGATTAGCACTAAAACTAGAACGTACTGGAATCATCAATAGAGAAAAACTACTTGAAAAAGGACGTTGGACATACAAACTAATTCTAAAAAAGACTCCAATTAGTACACAATCAATTGAAAATGCTCCATGTCTTATCTGTCCTGTAGAGCAAAAATGTTCCTTGGATGGTGAAATCAGTCCAAGAACTTGCCAATGGATTGATGAATGGGTCACAGCTGATTTGAAGAAACCAAAGGTTTCACAATGA
- a CDS encoding ATP-dependent endonuclease: protein MRLRKFRVRAYRCIHDSGEITVGDLAAFVGRNESGKTTILQALTLLNKDEIVSDLDLCDEMSDELKSEIRLVEGDFSLSPNETRLIKEKFPNLPEIKKIQLFRTNKNQKVRYDFGELQISEDENRGLNSWENFKSKIFSFLETIPNHIRIQLDTKFFEGPPPKTQEKFDSEMADFSNKFHVLASQESQVIEEWEKIYESPENQFSNLLSGTTDKIALTNFIESELHPRFVYFSDYKKIYGNINLNEYIKESKGDKRDGIEYIEEFDKAETVRNLFYLAELDVQEMEELHDSPSKLIKFLNTASNRLTSRLNPAWKGDPIHVDLRYQPGNIMSVVISDVHRDGTITNTGLLNRRAEGFKWTFSFIVNFAAETQRAELKEAILLLDEPARNLHPTQQMGISDLLKELAGSNQVLYATHSPFMIFDYTPGNLLVVELDKRKHLSRIFYDYWNADDKTLTPILYGLSRGLVQSITDREIGTNSRPIIIVETMSDSMYLNSFDKFLQDPNISMNPLNVIPAYNKNSVLPLAIFYRNHGYRTFILLDNSEESRQISSQLVANDFSQVQTIFFEREGKPVQSMEDYMVLEDYLYAVNQTYEIKLRQEGFSNLTPEEIQEKNQEGIIENLQAIWRDHREDGWGKFDNEEITRYICEKIALNETDFLSDKTKDSFRSLYRLIAERIRQYQNVTSAKPEQGKAAKARA from the coding sequence ATGAGACTAAGAAAATTCAGAGTCAGAGCTTATCGTTGCATTCATGATTCCGGCGAGATTACAGTAGGCGATCTTGCTGCTTTTGTTGGAAGAAATGAGAGTGGAAAGACTACAATTTTGCAAGCGCTAACTCTTCTAAACAAAGATGAGATTGTTTCAGACCTTGATCTTTGTGATGAGATGTCTGATGAGCTAAAATCAGAGATTCGTCTAGTTGAAGGAGATTTTTCACTTAGCCCAAATGAAACAAGGCTCATTAAAGAAAAGTTTCCAAATTTACCAGAAATAAAAAAGATTCAGCTGTTTAGAACCAACAAAAATCAAAAGGTAAGATATGATTTTGGAGAATTACAAATTAGTGAAGACGAGAACAGAGGATTAAACTCATGGGAGAATTTTAAGTCAAAAATTTTTAGTTTCCTTGAAACAATTCCAAACCACATTAGAATTCAGCTTGATACAAAGTTCTTTGAAGGTCCACCTCCAAAGACTCAGGAAAAATTTGACAGTGAAATGGCGGACTTTAGTAACAAGTTTCATGTTTTAGCAAGCCAAGAGTCTCAAGTAATAGAAGAATGGGAGAAAATTTATGAAAGTCCGGAAAATCAATTTTCAAATCTGTTATCTGGAACCACCGATAAGATAGCATTAACTAATTTTATTGAAAGTGAGCTACATCCAAGATTTGTTTATTTCTCGGATTACAAAAAAATCTATGGAAACATCAACCTAAATGAATACATCAAAGAATCAAAGGGAGATAAACGCGATGGTATAGAGTATATTGAAGAGTTTGACAAGGCAGAGACTGTTAGAAATCTCTTCTATCTTGCAGAGTTAGATGTGCAAGAAATGGAGGAGCTTCATGATAGTCCATCAAAATTAATAAAATTTCTAAATACTGCTAGCAATCGCCTGACAAGTAGGCTCAATCCTGCTTGGAAAGGAGATCCAATACATGTTGACTTGAGATATCAACCAGGTAACATCATGAGTGTTGTAATCTCCGATGTTCACCGAGATGGAACAATTACCAATACAGGTTTGTTAAACAGAAGAGCTGAAGGCTTTAAATGGACATTTTCATTTATTGTTAACTTTGCAGCAGAGACACAGAGGGCAGAATTAAAAGAAGCAATACTACTACTTGATGAGCCTGCAAGAAACCTACACCCAACACAACAGATGGGAATATCAGATTTACTAAAAGAGTTAGCAGGCTCTAACCAAGTTTTGTACGCCACACATTCACCGTTTATGATTTTTGATTACACACCAGGTAATCTACTAGTTGTAGAGCTTGACAAAAGAAAGCATCTCAGTAGAATATTTTATGATTATTGGAATGCAGATGATAAGACTCTGACTCCAATTCTGTATGGATTATCAAGAGGGTTAGTTCAATCAATCACCGACAGAGAGATTGGAACAAACTCTAGACCAATAATTATCGTTGAGACAATGTCAGATAGCATGTACCTTAATTCATTTGATAAGTTTTTACAGGATCCAAACATTTCGATGAATCCATTAAATGTAATTCCTGCATACAATAAAAACTCAGTTTTACCCTTAGCAATATTTTATAGAAATCACGGATACAGAACATTTATCCTATTAGATAACAGTGAGGAATCAAGACAGATTTCATCACAGCTTGTTGCAAATGACTTTTCACAGGTTCAAACAATATTTTTTGAAAGAGAAGGAAAACCAGTACAGTCAATGGAGGATTACATGGTCTTGGAAGATTATCTTTATGCGGTTAATCAGACATATGAAATAAAATTAAGACAAGAAGGATTCAGCAATCTAACTCCTGAAGAGATTCAAGAAAAAAATCAAGAAGGAATCATAGAGAATCTGCAAGCAATCTGGAGAGACCACAGGGAAGATGGATGGGGTAAATTTGACAATGAAGAGATTACAAGATACATTTGTGAAAAAATTGCCCTAAATGAGACAGACTTTTTGTCTGATAAGACAAAAGATAGTTTTAGATCATTATACAGGTTGATTGCTGAGCGAATCAGACAATATCAGAATGTTACTTCTGCCAAACCTGAGCAAGGAAAGGCAGCAAAAGCCAGGGCTTAA
- a CDS encoding biofilm-associated protein, whose product MKGIIFSVLFAILLLGVSTHAVFAQEDAVSAKSVGFEKTIIIDFANNGNTSIETFRLWLGSDDGSFKSFKTEPGWTGIKTPQGVLVFTTDKPIKSGESVKFGVKTDKVKPGINWKALDTKEKELDIGKALVSDLPATPVETSKSSTPQDNTPEQTTSSTGILSNSEFRFIPDKPKVGATIRVVGEKFGENQKLDLYLGNTKLNSFESNGDGNFMITTKIPSAQQADRVNFSVKDSQGNEKTVSLRLLETDDVPETTTIPLTVSGLPSTLSRGLQLSLSGTGSPNTSVTATITNPNGIITTTNATEVNISGKWYYETIIPGDATLGTYTIDITDGKKHITKEIQIESSELIEIFPVKLKYEPGEKIIFNGTAIPNETLEVVIENPQGAEVFSDIFEVDSTGYVEFEFPTSLADIQGTYIMFGFQGKEAGISLVGLGQLPEVQIIAKMDKLNYKAGEIATVALDGPPSATMSIIVVDPSDKTKESATATVTLGPDGKKSHSIDLTGYASGVYTLVVKRGTSQTSEVFTVGLQTGSGEIDIRTTKLDYKPGEAVLILGNSKPNILVTITMYDNQGNVVKVKETYTNKDGVLSDSSFRIPSGTPVGKWKVEGRSGSNFDESFINVVTNTEVEGMIVTFEGFENNPTVGKLVKIRVIGAQQLVTINILNPLGEEVGKLQFPASGKGEISTPWPMPKNSPKGIYTINAKDAYNSASTTFVLP is encoded by the coding sequence ATGAAGGGAATTATCTTTAGTGTATTATTTGCTATTTTGTTATTAGGTGTTAGTACACATGCAGTTTTTGCACAAGAAGATGCAGTTTCAGCAAAAAGTGTAGGTTTTGAAAAAACCATAATTATTGATTTTGCTAATAATGGCAATACAAGTATTGAAACATTTAGGCTTTGGCTTGGAAGTGATGATGGTTCATTCAAGTCATTTAAGACAGAACCAGGATGGACTGGAATTAAAACTCCCCAAGGTGTTCTAGTATTTACTACTGACAAGCCGATAAAATCGGGCGAGTCAGTAAAGTTTGGAGTAAAGACAGACAAGGTAAAGCCAGGAATTAACTGGAAAGCACTAGACACTAAAGAAAAAGAACTTGATATAGGTAAAGCACTTGTTTCGGATTTACCAGCGACTCCAGTTGAAACTTCAAAGAGTTCAACTCCACAAGATAATACTCCCGAACAAACAACATCATCCACAGGAATATTATCAAATTCTGAATTTAGGTTCATCCCAGATAAACCAAAGGTTGGCGCTACAATTAGAGTAGTAGGTGAAAAGTTTGGTGAAAATCAAAAGCTAGACTTGTATTTAGGAAATACAAAACTCAATTCATTTGAATCAAATGGAGACGGAAATTTTATGATTACTACAAAAATTCCTTCAGCACAACAAGCTGACAGAGTTAATTTTAGTGTAAAAGATTCCCAAGGGAATGAAAAGACAGTTAGCTTAAGACTATTAGAAACAGACGACGTACCAGAAACAACAACTATTCCATTAACGGTCAGCGGTCTACCATCTACATTATCCAGAGGATTACAGCTATCATTATCTGGAACAGGATCTCCAAACACTTCTGTTACTGCAACAATTACGAATCCAAATGGAATTATCACTACAACAAATGCCACTGAGGTGAACATAAGTGGAAAGTGGTACTATGAAACAATTATTCCGGGAGACGCAACACTTGGAACATATACTATTGACATTACTGATGGAAAAAAACACATCACCAAAGAAATTCAGATAGAATCATCTGAATTAATTGAGATCTTTCCAGTCAAATTAAAGTACGAGCCAGGAGAGAAAATAATATTTAATGGAACCGCAATTCCAAATGAAACTCTAGAAGTAGTCATAGAAAATCCACAGGGCGCCGAGGTATTTTCTGATATTTTTGAGGTAGACTCTACTGGATACGTAGAGTTTGAATTCCCTACATCGCTAGCAGATATTCAAGGAACATACATCATGTTTGGATTCCAAGGAAAAGAAGCGGGAATTAGTCTTGTAGGATTGGGTCAATTACCTGAAGTTCAGATTATTGCAAAAATGGACAAGCTAAACTACAAAGCAGGAGAAATTGCAACTGTTGCCTTAGATGGACCACCAAGTGCAACAATGTCAATAATTGTTGTAGACCCATCAGATAAGACAAAGGAGAGTGCTACTGCAACTGTAACCTTGGGTCCTGACGGGAAGAAATCACATTCAATTGATTTGACAGGGTATGCATCAGGTGTGTATACATTGGTAGTAAAGAGAGGAACATCACAAACTTCCGAAGTGTTTACTGTTGGACTACAGACAGGCTCTGGTGAAATTGACATTAGAACTACAAAGTTAGATTACAAACCAGGAGAGGCTGTTTTGATTCTAGGAAATTCTAAGCCAAATATTCTTGTAACTATTACAATGTATGATAATCAAGGAAATGTAGTCAAGGTAAAGGAGACATACACTAACAAGGACGGAGTTTTATCAGACAGTTCATTTAGGATTCCATCAGGCACGCCTGTTGGAAAATGGAAGGTAGAAGGTAGAAGTGGATCAAACTTTGATGAGTCATTCATCAATGTCGTAACAAACACAGAAGTTGAAGGAATGATTGTAACATTTGAAGGATTTGAAAATAATCCCACTGTAGGAAAACTTGTGAAGATCAGAGTAATTGGTGCACAGCAGCTAGTCACAATAAATATTCTCAACCCATTGGGTGAAGAAGTTGGCAAGTTACAATTCCCAGCATCAGGCAAGGGAGAGATATCAACGCCATGGCCTATGCCCAAAAATTCACCAAAAGGTATCTACACCATTAATGCAAAGGATGCATACAATTCAGCAAGTACAACTTTTGTTTTGCCATAG
- a CDS encoding adenine phosphoribosyltransferase, producing the protein MKLEDRIAEYPNFPKKGILFRDFSPILKDPQALLYVIDEFARYFHPKDIDVFAGIESRGFLLACALAIRYNKGMIMIRKAGKLPGKTTKLSYTIEYGKDTIEIQNDIVEKNQRILICDDLLATGGTAKASAKLIERVGGKVAGFAFIIELTELNGIKGISKYNCKSLVKY; encoded by the coding sequence GTGAAATTAGAAGACAGGATTGCGGAATACCCTAATTTTCCAAAAAAAGGAATTTTATTTAGAGATTTTAGTCCAATTTTAAAAGATCCACAAGCTCTATTGTATGTAATTGATGAGTTTGCTAGATATTTTCATCCAAAAGATATTGATGTTTTTGCAGGAATAGAATCAAGGGGATTTTTGCTTGCCTGTGCACTGGCAATTCGCTATAACAAGGGAATGATTATGATAAGAAAGGCAGGAAAACTTCCAGGAAAGACAACAAAATTATCATACACAATAGAGTATGGGAAAGATACCATAGAGATTCAAAATGATATTGTAGAAAAGAATCAAAGAATTCTCATCTGTGATGATCTTCTTGCAACCGGTGGAACCGCAAAAGCCTCTGCCAAATTAATTGAGAGAGTAGGCGGAAAAGTTGCAGGTTTTGCTTTTATAATTGAATTAACGGAATTAAATGGAATTAAAGGAATCAGCAAATACAACTGTAAATCATTGGTGAAATACTAG
- a CDS encoding S-methyl-5'-thioadenosine phosphorylase, translated as MEEAEIGIFGGTGIYDSGLLKESKEVTIETPYGKPSDSITVGVFKDRKIAFLPRHGKKHTIPPHMINFRANIWAFKKLGIKRIIAPSAVGSLQEKIEPGHFALPNQFLDFTKSRKGSFSEDGRVIHISVADPFCPELQKSILDVSSKQNRHIHKDCTYVCIEGPRFSTKAESKFYRSTGADIIGMTLVPECQLAREAQMCYASISTVTDYDVWAEKPVTAKEVLETLAKNVEGTKKLLTDLIENIPKNRSCSCEKALLEAEF; from the coding sequence TTGGAAGAAGCAGAGATTGGAATTTTTGGAGGTACGGGAATTTATGATTCAGGATTACTCAAAGAATCAAAAGAAGTAACAATTGAAACACCATATGGAAAACCATCAGATTCCATAACAGTTGGAGTTTTCAAGGATAGGAAAATTGCATTTTTGCCAAGACATGGTAAAAAACACACCATTCCACCACATATGATAAATTTTAGAGCCAACATTTGGGCGTTTAAGAAACTAGGAATAAAACGAATCATAGCTCCCTCTGCTGTTGGAAGCCTACAAGAAAAGATCGAACCCGGTCATTTTGCTTTACCAAATCAATTCTTAGATTTTACAAAATCACGAAAAGGTTCTTTCTCAGAAGATGGGAGAGTGATACACATTTCTGTAGCGGACCCATTTTGTCCCGAATTACAAAAATCCATACTTGATGTATCAAGTAAACAAAATCGCCACATTCACAAAGATTGCACATATGTATGCATTGAAGGTCCAAGATTTTCTACAAAGGCTGAGTCAAAATTTTATCGAAGTACTGGAGCAGATATTATCGGAATGACACTAGTTCCTGAATGCCAATTGGCAAGAGAAGCGCAAATGTGTTATGCGTCAATCTCAACAGTAACCGATTATGATGTATGGGCAGAAAAACCAGTCACTGCAAAAGAGGTTTTGGAAACATTGGCAAAAAATGTCGAAGGAACAAAAAAATTACTCACTGATCTAATTGAGAATATTCCAAAGAATAGAAGTTGTAGTTGTGAAAAAGCACTCTTAGAAGCTGAATTCTAA
- a CDS encoding MarR family transcriptional regulator: MDTSQIEKILVSEIKLTSIQAKIFLLITTEGKMTPNQIAKRLNITEDEALECAKNLMKLGALIDFSPTEFEAMHPRFTAVNMYRKMCEREKIDFKRNKNVDSIGVLLERSYDAARTK; encoded by the coding sequence ATGGATACTTCCCAGATAGAAAAAATCCTTGTTTCAGAAATTAAATTAACATCTATTCAGGCAAAAATATTTCTTCTAATAACCACAGAAGGAAAGATGACTCCGAATCAAATAGCAAAAAGACTGAATATCACTGAAGATGAGGCCTTAGAGTGTGCAAAAAACTTAATGAAATTAGGAGCACTTATTGATTTTAGTCCTACTGAGTTTGAGGCAATGCATCCTAGGTTTACCGCAGTAAACATGTATCGAAAGATGTGTGAAAGAGAAAAAATTGATTTCAAGCGGAACAAAAATGTTGACAGTATCGGGGTTTTACTTGAACGATCATACGATGCTGCAAGGACTAAATAG
- a CDS encoding Hsp20/alpha crystallin family protein, giving the protein MASYKGAYSNEQSLNFVIPIMVIIFLGIVYIMAQRAGAGFVSFILIGAAAVTMIYWVQVLKKMTKEQKPKYTVREQETKNWVYDLIKGDQEFVFVAEVPGPEDRIMVRLVDGILYIRGSGNFSKEVPIEGSNDMQIFDFKYRNGVLTLRIKRS; this is encoded by the coding sequence TTGGCCAGTTATAAGGGAGCATATTCAAATGAACAATCACTAAATTTTGTAATTCCGATTATGGTGATTATTTTTCTTGGAATTGTGTACATTATGGCACAAAGAGCAGGGGCAGGATTTGTTAGCTTTATCTTGATTGGTGCAGCCGCTGTAACTATGATCTATTGGGTTCAAGTTCTCAAAAAAATGACAAAGGAACAAAAGCCAAAATACACTGTTAGAGAACAAGAAACAAAGAACTGGGTTTACGATTTAATAAAAGGTGATCAGGAATTTGTATTTGTCGCAGAGGTTCCAGGGCCAGAAGATAGAATTATGGTAAGACTTGTTGATGGAATCTTATACATTCGTGGAAGTGGAAACTTTTCAAAAGAAGTTCCAATTGAAGGTTCAAACGATATGCAAATTTTTGATTTCAAATATAGAAATGGCGTCTTGACATTAAGAATTAAAAGATCATAG
- a CDS encoding DNA topoisomerase IV subunit A has protein sequence MKKAKKSGGSSKEKQNTLLELLKQQGLLTYDTLEKGEFPKFSIPSRSVSNIVYDSKLRQYILGKNAALRSSKNTSQLRSFTQLIWLAFFANRLTKEKKSSTLRDVYYSSQAFAIDFEDQSESDNIIVDLEAVLARPREDFHVFPEERSSVFGDLNIEYTVPGYEGKKMNLSNHPDGYAIGPSLTSAELLDTSAEIVIAIEKGGLFTRFVEEQVDKKFKAIIVDTGGQAPRSTRTLLKRLHDELSLPVVILTDGDVYGEHIAMVIKSGSANAAHLRELTVPDAKWVGVWATDIEKYKLPTIPMTESDIKRCYDLQKDPRYQEGIWKKELEVFLKIKRKAELEAFSKYGLTNITDKYLPHKLEIAKSL, from the coding sequence TTGAAGAAAGCTAAGAAATCTGGCGGTAGCTCAAAAGAGAAACAAAACACTTTACTAGAATTACTCAAACAGCAAGGATTACTGACATACGATACACTAGAGAAAGGTGAATTTCCTAAATTCTCAATTCCTAGTAGGTCCGTTAGCAATATCGTATATGATTCCAAGCTTAGACAGTACATTCTTGGCAAAAACGCCGCTCTTCGTAGTTCTAAGAACACGTCCCAACTAAGATCCTTTACACAGCTAATATGGCTTGCATTTTTTGCAAATCGATTAACAAAAGAGAAGAAATCATCTACGTTGAGAGATGTATACTATTCCTCTCAAGCTTTTGCAATTGATTTTGAGGACCAATCTGAATCTGATAACATTATTGTTGACCTTGAAGCAGTTTTGGCTAGACCTAGAGAAGACTTTCATGTATTTCCAGAAGAGAGAAGCAGCGTTTTTGGAGATTTGAATATTGAATATACGGTTCCAGGATATGAAGGAAAAAAGATGAATCTTTCAAACCATCCAGATGGTTACGCTATTGGTCCTAGCCTTACCAGTGCAGAATTACTAGACACTAGCGCAGAAATCGTAATTGCTATAGAAAAAGGTGGACTTTTTACAAGATTCGTTGAAGAACAAGTGGATAAAAAATTCAAAGCGATAATTGTCGATACCGGTGGACAAGCTCCTCGTTCCACAAGAACTCTACTAAAGAGATTACATGATGAGCTCAGTCTTCCCGTTGTGATTCTTACTGATGGAGATGTGTATGGGGAACATATTGCTATGGTAATCAAATCTGGTTCTGCAAACGCCGCACACCTACGTGAACTAACCGTTCCTGATGCAAAATGGGTTGGTGTCTGGGCAACTGATATTGAAAAATACAAACTTCCTACAATTCCAATGACTGAATCTGACATCAAACGATGCTATGATCTTCAAAAAGATCCAAGATATCAAGAGGGAATATGGAAAAAAGAATTGGAAGTATTTTTGAAAATTAAACGCAAAGCAGAGTTGGAGGCTTTCTCAAAGTATGGTCTTACAAATATCACTGACAAATATCTTCCACACAAATTAGAAATTGCAAAGAGTCTATGA